The uncultured Methanolobus sp. sequence AAATTTATATCGCATGAAATAATAAAAGAAGTAGAGGACGATATAATTTATAATATCACATAGCTCCAAGACAACAAAATCATACAGCCAGATATCTGCGAATAATCCATCAGAAATGGAATTGTTATTTTTTGTGCAGTTGTAGAAAATGGAAAAAAGTTAACTAAATATTTCATCCAGGTCTTTGAGACGAATTTCAACATTAAATTCTTTCAGTTTGTAGAACTTCTTAGCCCTATTATCATTATCCTCTAGCCTCAGATCACTTTCAACAAATCCGGCATTTTCCAGCCTCTTTAAGTGAAGCTGGATAACCTGACGTGACAGATCAAGATCCTTTGACAGATCATAAATGTATCTCTCTCTTTCTGAAAGCAGATACAAGAGCTTTAATCTGACCGGATGAGAAATGGCCTCTCCGATAGTTATTATTTGCTGAAGTGTTTTTGTCATCTGAGAACCTGCTTTATTTAGTTCTTAGGTCTGTGATGTTGAATTAGAGCATGAATAATCAATTTAAATTTCATCGAGTTTTTCTTTAATATCCTGAACCATTTTTTTGATGTCTTCAACGTCCTTTTCTACTCTGGCAAGGCGTTCATTGTTTTCTGAACCACCTGAACCGGACTTATTTAGAAGTGTGACTGTCACCAATACAACTAAAAAAATAATTAGTATGTTCAAAAGCAGACCCCATATTCCAAAACCATACATGCCAGTGCCCATCATATCATACATAATTTAGATTCACCCTTACAAATTATATTTTGATAAAAAGTATATGGAAAGAAAAGTATTATTACTTTTCGACCTTCTACACTTGCTTATTGGACAAAAAAATCCAATTATCAGTATCTGTAACCACAGCCACCATAGCTGCTTCCACGCATGCTACGTCCGCCCTGATAGTACTGGCCCTGATATGTGGAGTCTGCATAGAAATCATCTATGACATCACCGGAGTATGCATCGATGCGACCCTGCCTGACAGTATCACCATCTGTGTAGGTAAAGACCTACCATCTGCCCATCTGGTATACATCTGATTTTGATATTTCCTGTCCTGTTGCATCCTCTGCAATCTCAATGGCATCATCAATATTGTCTACTGCAATATCAGCTGTTGTTCCGTCAGTTGCATATGTTCCATAAACCGGGCAATCAGCATATCCATAACCGTTCATATATCCATTAGCATATCCGACACATTGTCCTGCCAGCCTATACATGTGTCCGAAGAAAGTGGTGTCGTCGGTCTCATCTGTTGCTGCGCTTGCCATTCCAAGCCCTGCAATTGCTGCAATGAGCATTCCTGCAAGGAGTATTGTTGTGGTTTTTCTCATTTCTTACACCTTCCTGCATTACAGGAATATATTATCCTGCATATGTAGCTTTGTCACTACATATGTATGGTTGATTAGTGTATATAGTTAAGGTGGAACTTCAGATTTAATCGATTTTTTCACAGTTCTTCAAAAATGAACATAGTTGTAGATGAAATCAAAATCAGGTCTGTATTTTAATAGAACTTCAATTTGAAATGTGACCAGAATTCATATATACAGAAACAGTAATAGAAAATTAAACATACAATCAATAAAATGAATGAATACGGGAATGAACTTTGATAC is a genomic window containing:
- a CDS encoding ArsR family transcriptional regulator, whose amino-acid sequence is MTKTLQQIITIGEAISHPVRLKLLYLLSERERYIYDLSKDLDLSRQVIQLHLKRLENAGFVESDLRLEDNDNRAKKFYKLKEFNVEIRLKDLDEIFS